In a single window of the Streptomyces sp. CGMCC 4.7035 genome:
- a CDS encoding DNA polymerase III subunit alpha — MPGFTHLHTVSGFSLRYGASHPERLAECAGELGMDALALTDRDTLAGTVRFARACATAGVRPLFGAELAVEEPERVRQEHRRAPVRGGAFIDESTPRATFLARDGARGWADLCRLVTAAHSSKLSPSLRQEGPRSAGTPLLSWADNHADGLTVLLGPASDVGRALAAGRPDRAARLLAPWREVYGDALRLEAVWHGHTGTGPGSLRLAARTVGFAAEQGIRPVLSNAVRYADPGLGPVADVLDAARRLVPIDPTKELDSGEAWLKDAGAMLKVAERVVEAAGYRSDTARRLLEQTQATAAECLVDPEDDLGIGTVHFPEPHLVGAGHRTAQRALASRAAAGMVLRGYDTRRAYWERMHEELDIIAHHGFASYFLTVTQVVDDVRKMGIRVAARGSGAGSLVNHLLGIAHADPIEHGLLMERFLSKRRLALPDIDVDVESARRLEVYRAIIDRFGTERVATVAMPETYRVRHAIRDVGAALSMDPADIDRIAKSFPHIRARDARAALDELPELKPLAAEREKYGNFWELVEALDALPRGVAMHPCGVLLSDASLLARTPVMPTSGEGFPMSQFDKDDVEELGLLKLDVLGVRMQSAMAHAVAEVGRVTGERIELDSLAPGDPATYHLIRSTETLGCFQIESPGQRDLVGRLQPATFHDLVVDISLFRPGPVAADMVRPFIEARHGRAPVRYPHPDLEEPLKETYGVVVFHEQIIHIVDIMTGCGRAEADQVRRGLSDPQAQGRIRVWFAQQAAANGYDAETIQRTWEIVEAFGSYGFCKAHAVAFAVPTYQSAWLKAHHPAAFYAGLLTHDPGMYPKRLLLADARRRGVPVLPLDVNKSGVAHRIELVSESRDSVGRWGLRLALCDVHGISEAEAKRIETGQPYASLLDFWERARPSRPVAQRLAQVGALDEFGANRRDLQLHLTELHRGARGAGGGQLPLAGGRKTAPAGLPDLSPAEKLSAELGVLSMDASRNLMDDYRTFLDELGVVSARRLRSARHGETVLVAGAKAATQTPPIRSGKRVIFTTLDDGTGLVDLAFFDDSHDTCAHTVFHSWLLLVRGVVQRRGPRSLSVVGAAAWNLAELVELRAGGGLDEVATRLAEPGPRQPDGGGGGSGGDGDAAKGRRIHMPTGYEMNPWADLRPAGEGPAGGKKLWHQSPGSAG; from the coding sequence GTGCCGGGTTTCACGCATCTGCACACCGTCTCAGGGTTCTCCCTGCGGTACGGCGCCTCGCACCCGGAGCGGCTGGCCGAGTGCGCCGGTGAGCTGGGCATGGACGCCCTCGCGCTCACCGACCGGGACACCCTCGCGGGCACGGTCCGGTTCGCCAGGGCGTGCGCGACGGCGGGCGTCCGGCCGCTGTTCGGGGCGGAACTCGCGGTGGAGGAGCCGGAGCGCGTGCGGCAGGAGCACCGCCGTGCCCCCGTGCGCGGCGGTGCCTTCATCGACGAGTCGACACCCCGCGCGACTTTCCTCGCCCGGGACGGCGCCCGCGGCTGGGCCGACCTGTGCCGGCTCGTCACCGCAGCCCACTCCTCCAAGCTCTCGCCTTCGCTCCGGCAGGAGGGACCCCGATCCGCAGGCACCCCGCTGCTGTCCTGGGCCGACAACCACGCCGACGGCCTGACCGTCCTCCTCGGCCCCGCCTCCGACGTGGGCCGCGCCCTCGCCGCGGGGCGCCCGGACCGCGCGGCCCGGCTCCTCGCACCCTGGCGGGAGGTCTACGGCGACGCCCTGCGCCTGGAGGCCGTCTGGCACGGCCACACGGGTACCGGCCCCGGCTCGCTGCGCCTGGCCGCCCGCACGGTGGGCTTCGCCGCCGAGCAGGGCATCCGTCCCGTGCTGAGCAACGCCGTCCGCTATGCCGACCCGGGCCTCGGCCCGGTCGCGGACGTCCTGGACGCCGCCCGTCGCCTGGTCCCCATCGACCCCACCAAGGAGCTGGACTCCGGCGAGGCCTGGCTCAAGGACGCGGGCGCCATGCTCAAGGTCGCCGAACGGGTCGTCGAGGCCGCGGGCTACCGCAGCGACACCGCCCGCCGCCTGCTGGAGCAGACACAGGCGACGGCCGCCGAGTGTCTCGTCGACCCCGAGGACGACCTCGGCATCGGCACCGTCCACTTCCCCGAGCCGCACCTCGTCGGCGCCGGCCACCGCACCGCCCAGCGTGCGCTCGCCTCCCGTGCGGCGGCGGGCATGGTGCTGCGCGGCTACGACACCCGGCGCGCCTACTGGGAGCGGATGCACGAGGAACTGGACATCATCGCCCACCACGGCTTCGCCTCGTACTTCCTCACCGTCACCCAGGTGGTCGACGACGTACGGAAGATGGGCATCCGGGTCGCCGCGCGCGGTTCCGGCGCGGGCTCCCTCGTCAACCACCTCCTCGGCATCGCGCACGCCGACCCGATCGAGCACGGGTTGCTGATGGAGCGCTTCCTGTCCAAGCGCCGGCTGGCCCTGCCCGACATCGACGTCGACGTGGAGTCCGCGCGCCGACTGGAGGTCTACCGCGCGATCATCGACCGGTTCGGCACCGAGCGGGTCGCGACGGTCGCGATGCCGGAGACGTACCGCGTCCGCCACGCGATCCGTGACGTGGGCGCCGCTCTGTCCATGGACCCGGCCGACATCGACCGCATCGCCAAGTCCTTTCCGCACATCCGCGCCCGCGACGCCCGTGCGGCCCTCGACGAACTGCCCGAACTCAAACCCCTGGCCGCGGAGCGGGAGAAGTACGGAAACTTCTGGGAGCTGGTCGAGGCCCTCGACGCGCTTCCGCGCGGGGTCGCCATGCATCCGTGCGGGGTCCTCCTTTCCGACGCCTCCCTCCTCGCCCGTACGCCGGTCATGCCGACCAGCGGCGAGGGCTTCCCCATGTCGCAGTTCGACAAGGACGACGTCGAGGAGCTCGGGCTGCTCAAGCTCGATGTGCTCGGGGTGCGGATGCAGTCCGCGATGGCGCACGCCGTCGCCGAGGTGGGGCGGGTGACGGGGGAGCGGATCGAGCTGGACTCCCTGGCCCCCGGCGACCCGGCGACGTACCACCTCATCCGCTCCACCGAGACGCTGGGCTGCTTCCAGATCGAGTCGCCGGGCCAGCGGGACCTGGTCGGGCGGCTCCAGCCCGCCACGTTCCACGACCTGGTCGTCGACATCTCACTCTTCCGTCCCGGCCCGGTCGCCGCCGACATGGTGCGGCCGTTCATCGAGGCACGGCACGGGCGGGCGCCGGTCCGCTATCCGCACCCCGACCTGGAGGAGCCGCTGAAGGAGACGTACGGCGTCGTCGTCTTTCACGAGCAGATCATCCACATCGTCGACATCATGACCGGCTGTGGTCGGGCCGAGGCGGACCAGGTGCGGCGCGGGCTGTCCGATCCTCAGGCGCAGGGGCGGATCCGGGTGTGGTTCGCGCAGCAGGCGGCGGCGAACGGATACGACGCGGAAACGATCCAGCGGACCTGGGAGATCGTCGAGGCCTTCGGTTCGTACGGCTTCTGCAAGGCGCACGCGGTCGCCTTCGCCGTGCCCACGTACCAGTCGGCGTGGCTGAAGGCCCATCACCCCGCCGCCTTCTACGCGGGGCTGCTCACGCACGACCCCGGGATGTACCCGAAGCGGCTGCTGCTGGCGGACGCGCGGCGCAGGGGTGTGCCGGTCCTGCCGTTGGACGTGAACAAGTCGGGGGTCGCACACCGTATCGAACTGGTGTCTGAATCGCGTGATTCCGTCGGGCGTTGGGGTCTGCGGCTCGCCCTCTGTGACGTGCACGGCATCAGCGAGGCCGAGGCCAAGCGGATCGAGACCGGGCAGCCGTACGCCTCGCTGCTCGACTTCTGGGAGCGGGCCCGGCCGAGCCGTCCCGTCGCCCAGCGGCTCGCCCAGGTCGGCGCGTTGGACGAGTTCGGCGCCAACCGCCGTGATCTCCAACTGCATCTGACGGAACTGCACCGGGGCGCCCGGGGCGCGGGCGGGGGCCAACTCCCGCTGGCCGGCGGGCGGAAGACGGCCCCGGCCGGACTGCCCGACCTCTCCCCGGCGGAGAAGCTCAGTGCCGAACTGGGCGTCCTGTCCATGGACGCCTCGCGCAACCTGATGGACGACTACCGCACGTTCCTCGACGAACTGGGCGTGGTCTCCGCGCGCCGGCTGCGCTCGGCGCGGCACGGCGAGACGGTGCTGGTCGCGGGCGCCAAGGCGGCCACCCAGACCCCGCCCATCCGCTCCGGCAAGCGGGTCATCTTCACCACCCTGGACGACGGCACGGGCCTGGTCGACCTCGCCTTCTTCGACGACTCCCACGACACCTGCGCCCACACCGTCTTCCACTCCTGGCTGCTGCTGGTGCGCGGGGTGGTGCAGCGCCGCGGACCGCGCAGCCTCAGCGTGGTGGGCGCCGCCGCCTGGAACCTCGCCGAACTCGTCGAACTGCGCGCCGGGGGCGGCCTCGACGAGGTGGCGACGCGGCTGGCGGAACCCGGACCGCGGCAGCCGGACGGCGGCGGGGGCGGCAGCGGCGGGGACGGCGACGCGGCGAAGGGCCGCCGTATCCACATGCCCACCGGGTACGAGATGAACCCCTGGGCCGATCTGCGTCCCGCGGGCGAAGGCCCTGCGGGTGGAAAGAAGTTGTGGCACCAGAGTCCGGGGAGTGCGGGATGA
- a CDS encoding DoxX family protein: MAERSTNRPSAPSEPAARYSIEPWSSARDWGLLLIRLAVGLLMAGHGAQKLFGIFGGQGLTDTGKGFAALGYHPGKLFATIGGLSELLGGLGLAMGLLTPLAAAALIGVMINAMVTVTSAHGLWETEGGMEYSICIAVVALGIAATGPGRLAFDRFFRWGAGGWAEAAFALVLGGVAAAITLSLR; this comes from the coding sequence ATGGCTGAGCGCAGCACGAACCGGCCGTCGGCTCCCTCGGAACCGGCAGCGCGGTACAGCATTGAGCCGTGGTCGTCCGCCCGCGACTGGGGGCTCCTGCTCATCAGGCTGGCCGTCGGACTGCTGATGGCCGGGCACGGAGCCCAGAAGCTCTTCGGGATCTTCGGTGGGCAGGGCCTGACGGATACCGGCAAGGGATTCGCCGCCCTCGGCTACCACCCCGGAAAGCTCTTCGCCACGATCGGTGGTCTCTCCGAGCTCCTCGGGGGACTCGGTCTCGCCATGGGACTGCTCACCCCGCTCGCGGCCGCCGCCCTCATCGGCGTGATGATCAACGCCATGGTGACCGTCACCAGTGCCCACGGCCTGTGGGAGACAGAGGGCGGCATGGAGTACAGCATCTGCATCGCCGTCGTCGCACTCGGCATCGCCGCAACCGGTCCCGGCAGACTCGCCTTCGACCGGTTCTTCCGCTGGGGCGCGGGCGGCTGGGCCGAAGCCGCCTTCGCCCTTGTCCTGGGGGGTGTCGCGGCCGCGATCACTCTGAGCCTTCGCTGA
- a CDS encoding S1 family peptidase, giving the protein MKHRRIPKRRAAVAGAGVAALIVAGVTFQNANASETRRADVPHTLSLASAGKLASTLGKDLGADAAGTYYDAKTKHLVVNVLDEAAAKTVRAAGARARIVQNSLADLASARTTLKKDATIPGTSWTTDPRTDKVVVTADRTVSKAEWSRLGEVVAGLGSKAELKRSKGEFKPLIAGGDAITGSGGRCSLGFNVVKDGQPYFITAGHCTEAISTWSDSSGNVIGQNEESRFPGTDYGLVKYTADVDHPSAVDLYDGSSQAITKAGDATVGEKVTRSGSTTQVHSGTVTGLDATVNYSEGTVSGLIQTDVCAEPGDSGGALFDGDTAIGLTSGGSGDCSSGGETFFQPVTAALSAFGARIG; this is encoded by the coding sequence TTGAAGCACCGACGCATACCCAAGCGGCGGGCCGCCGTGGCCGGCGCGGGTGTCGCCGCGCTGATTGTCGCGGGCGTCACATTCCAGAATGCGAACGCGAGCGAGACCCGGAGGGCCGATGTGCCCCACACTCTCTCGCTCGCCTCGGCCGGAAAGCTCGCCTCGACGCTCGGCAAGGACCTGGGCGCCGACGCGGCCGGAACGTATTACGACGCGAAGACCAAGCACCTCGTCGTCAACGTGCTCGACGAGGCGGCCGCGAAGACCGTCCGGGCGGCGGGCGCCAGAGCGAGAATCGTGCAGAACTCCCTGGCCGACCTGGCGAGCGCCCGCACGACACTCAAGAAGGACGCGACCATCCCCGGCACCTCGTGGACGACCGACCCCAGGACCGACAAGGTCGTCGTCACCGCCGACAGGACCGTCTCGAAGGCCGAGTGGTCGAGGCTCGGCGAGGTCGTCGCCGGGCTCGGCTCGAAAGCCGAACTGAAGCGTTCGAAGGGGGAGTTCAAGCCCCTCATCGCGGGCGGTGACGCCATCACCGGCTCCGGCGGGCGCTGCTCGCTCGGCTTCAACGTGGTCAAGGACGGACAGCCGTACTTCATCACCGCCGGACACTGCACCGAGGCGATCTCCACCTGGTCGGACTCCAGCGGCAACGTGATAGGCCAGAACGAGGAGTCCCGCTTCCCGGGCACGGACTACGGCCTGGTCAAGTACACCGCCGACGTCGACCACCCGAGCGCCGTCGACCTCTACGACGGCTCCTCGCAAGCGATCACCAAGGCCGGCGACGCGACCGTCGGCGAGAAGGTGACCCGCAGCGGTTCGACGACCCAGGTCCACTCCGGCACGGTCACCGGTCTGGACGCCACGGTGAACTACTCGGAGGGCACGGTCAGCGGCCTCATCCAGACCGACGTGTGCGCCGAGCCCGGCGACAGCGGCGGTGCGCTCTTCGACGGCGACACCGCGATCGGCCTGACCTCGGGCGGCAGCGGCGACTGCAGCTCGGGCGGCGAGACGTTCTTCCAGCCGGTCACCGCGGCGCTCTCGGCCTTCGGCGCCCGGATCGGCTGA
- a CDS encoding S1 family peptidase — MRIKRTTPTRGIERRTRLIAVATGFVAAAAFAVPTASASDAQTFSANQLTKASDSVLKSDVAGTAWAVDPKTNRVVVTVDSTVSKAEIAKIKKEAGGNAGALTIKHTPGKFNKLITGGDAIYGGSYRCSLGFNVHSGSTYYFLTAGHCGEVASTWYSNSGHTTTLGTNVSYSFPGNDYALVRYTNSSIAHPSTVGSQTISSAATPSVGTTVYRRGSTTGTHSGRVTALNATVNYGSGDIVYGLIQTTVCAEGGDSGGPLYAGSVAYGLTSGGSGNCTSGGTTFFQPVTEALSAYGVSVG, encoded by the coding sequence GTGAGGATCAAGCGCACCACCCCCACGCGCGGTATCGAGAGACGGACCCGGCTGATCGCCGTGGCCACCGGATTCGTGGCCGCGGCCGCGTTCGCCGTCCCCACCGCGAGCGCGAGCGACGCGCAGACCTTCAGCGCGAACCAGCTCACCAAGGCGAGCGACTCGGTGCTCAAGTCCGATGTCGCGGGCACCGCCTGGGCCGTCGACCCCAAGACGAACCGCGTCGTCGTCACCGTCGACAGCACGGTCTCCAAGGCCGAGATCGCCAAGATCAAGAAGGAGGCGGGCGGCAACGCCGGCGCCCTCACGATCAAGCACACGCCGGGCAAGTTCAACAAGCTGATCACCGGCGGCGACGCCATCTACGGCGGTTCCTACCGCTGCTCGCTCGGCTTCAACGTGCACAGCGGGAGCACCTACTACTTCCTGACCGCCGGCCACTGCGGTGAGGTCGCCTCCACCTGGTACTCCAACTCCGGCCACACCACGACGCTGGGCACGAACGTCAGCTACAGCTTCCCGGGCAACGACTACGCGCTGGTGCGTTACACCAACTCCTCGATCGCGCACCCGAGCACGGTCGGCAGCCAGACCATCAGCAGCGCGGCCACCCCGAGCGTGGGTACGACCGTCTACCGGCGCGGCTCCACCACCGGCACCCACAGCGGCCGGGTCACCGCCCTGAACGCCACCGTCAACTACGGCAGCGGTGACATCGTCTACGGCCTCATCCAGACCACGGTCTGCGCCGAGGGCGGCGACAGCGGCGGTCCGCTCTACGCGGGAAGCGTGGCCTACGGTCTGACCTCCGGCGGCAGCGGCAACTGCACCTCCGGCGGCACGACCTTCTTCCAGCCGGTCACCGAGGCGCTCAGCGCCTACGGCGTGAGCGTGGGCTGA
- a CDS encoding DUF1684 domain-containing protein — MTTDASDEWKQWHERRTEQVSEPYGPLALNGTYWLEDYPEGLLPDIPGRWTTDGDAVVLTAAEDDGLTVDSKPFTGEIRLDADPGAVADARVAAGERRLVVLVREGAWGVRDYDPAAQARQAFKGIDATPHDPRWSVEGHFTPYGESRTVRVENADGRHRGLGLGGVLAFTLDGQDLTLQVSVQEDGSLWAVFADATSGDSSYHFRFLRPPAPDADGRTTVDFNRALLPPCAFADHFICPFPPPGNTLHAAIEAGERTLL, encoded by the coding sequence ATGACGACGGACGCATCCGACGAGTGGAAGCAGTGGCACGAGCGCCGCACCGAGCAGGTGTCGGAGCCCTACGGGCCGCTCGCGCTGAACGGCACCTACTGGCTGGAGGACTATCCGGAGGGGCTACTTCCGGACATCCCCGGGCGCTGGACGACCGACGGCGACGCGGTGGTGCTGACGGCAGCGGAGGACGACGGCCTGACCGTCGACTCCAAGCCCTTCACCGGCGAGATCCGCCTCGACGCCGATCCCGGAGCGGTGGCCGACGCCCGCGTCGCCGCCGGCGAGCGCCGTCTGGTCGTCCTCGTCCGCGAGGGCGCCTGGGGTGTGCGCGACTACGACCCCGCGGCGCAGGCACGCCAGGCCTTCAAGGGCATCGACGCCACGCCCCACGATCCGCGCTGGTCGGTCGAGGGCCACTTCACCCCGTACGGCGAGAGCCGCACCGTACGCGTGGAGAACGCCGACGGACGCCACCGGGGCCTCGGACTCGGCGGTGTGCTGGCCTTCACGCTCGACGGGCAGGACCTCACCCTCCAGGTGTCGGTCCAGGAGGACGGCTCGCTGTGGGCCGTCTTCGCCGACGCCACCAGCGGGGACAGCAGTTACCACTTCCGGTTCCTGCGGCCGCCCGCGCCCGACGCCGACGGCCGTACGACGGTGGACTTCAACCGCGCGCTGCTCCCGCCGTGCGCCTTCGCGGACCACTTCATCTGCCCCTTCCCGCCGCCGGGCAACACCCTGCACGCCGCGATCGAGGCGGGGGAGCGCACCCTTTTGTAG
- a CDS encoding NtaA/DmoA family FMN-dependent monooxygenase (This protein belongs to a clade of FMN-dependent monooxygenases, within a broader family of flavin-dependent oxidoreductases, the luciferase-like monooxygenase (LMM) family, some of whose members use coenzyme F420 rather than FMN.), with translation MTVRPRRSRTKQIHLAAHFPGADNTTVWADPRSKSQIEFSSFEHLAHTAERGLFDFFFLTEGLRLREHKGRIHDLDAVGRPESITVLNGLAAVTERLGLAATVNTTFNEPYELARRLATLDHLSGGRAAWNVVTSCGAFTGENFRRGGFLDRADRYIRGAEFVQTARELWDSWTPDGVSRPFAHRGRHFDIAGEFTLPRSPQGHPVVIQAGDSDEGREFAASTADVMFTRHGTLETGRAFYADVKRRLAAYGRAPEDLKIMPGVAVVLGDTAAEAQERAAEIQRQQISPQTAILTLEQIWGVDLSAYDPDGPLPEIDPVPDSRITQRRTRPGDPVALAGKWRALSREKGLSIRQTVIEASGRQSFIGTPEAVAAEIDEFVQTDAADGFILVPHLTPGGLDEFVDRVVPLLQERGAFRTEYTGTTLRSHLGLPDPVWKG, from the coding sequence ATGACCGTACGGCCCCGCAGGTCCCGCACCAAACAGATCCACCTGGCCGCGCACTTCCCCGGCGCCGACAACACCACCGTCTGGGCCGATCCGCGGTCGAAGTCGCAGATCGAGTTCTCCTCCTTCGAGCACCTCGCGCACACCGCCGAACGCGGTCTGTTCGACTTCTTCTTCCTCACCGAGGGACTGCGGCTGCGCGAGCACAAGGGCCGTATCCACGACCTGGACGCGGTCGGCCGGCCAGAGTCGATCACCGTGCTCAACGGGCTCGCGGCGGTCACCGAACGGCTGGGGCTCGCCGCCACGGTCAACACCACCTTCAATGAGCCGTACGAACTCGCCCGCAGGCTCGCCACGCTCGACCACCTCAGCGGCGGCCGGGCCGCGTGGAACGTGGTGACCTCGTGCGGCGCCTTCACCGGTGAGAACTTCCGGCGCGGCGGCTTCCTGGACCGCGCCGACCGATACATACGCGGGGCCGAATTCGTACAGACTGCCCGGGAACTGTGGGACTCCTGGACCCCGGACGGCGTGTCGCGGCCGTTCGCGCACCGAGGGCGCCACTTCGACATCGCGGGTGAGTTCACCCTGCCGCGCTCGCCGCAGGGGCACCCGGTCGTCATCCAGGCGGGGGACTCGGACGAGGGCCGCGAGTTCGCCGCGTCCACGGCCGACGTGATGTTCACGCGGCACGGCACCCTGGAGACGGGCCGCGCCTTCTACGCCGACGTCAAGCGGCGGCTCGCCGCCTACGGGCGGGCCCCCGAGGACCTGAAGATCATGCCTGGGGTCGCGGTCGTGCTCGGCGACACGGCGGCCGAGGCCCAGGAGAGGGCCGCCGAGATCCAGCGACAGCAGATCTCCCCGCAGACCGCCATCCTGACGCTGGAGCAGATCTGGGGCGTGGACCTCTCCGCCTACGACCCCGACGGACCCCTTCCCGAGATCGACCCGGTGCCGGACTCGCGGATCACGCAGAGGCGGACCCGGCCCGGCGACCCCGTCGCCCTCGCCGGGAAGTGGCGGGCCCTGTCCCGCGAGAAGGGGCTGTCCATCCGGCAGACCGTCATCGAGGCGAGCGGACGGCAGTCCTTCATCGGCACCCCCGAGGCCGTCGCCGCGGAGATCGACGAGTTCGTCCAGACGGACGCCGCCGACGGGTTCATTCTCGTCCCCCATCTCACCCCGGGCGGACTCGACGAGTTCGTGGACCGGGTGGTGCCGCTGCTTCAGGAGCGGGGCGCCTTCCGCACGGAATACACGGGAACCACACTTCGCTCACACCTCGGGTTGCCTGACCCGGTATGGAAGGGTTGA
- a CDS encoding LLM class flavin-dependent oxidoreductase produces the protein MTSSNGRGLLHLAAAVDQRAAYDAGSYVELARLAERGALDFVTLGDSFARPGPDALAVLTHVAPATGRIGLVPTVTTTHTEPFHVQAAVATLDWVSGGRAGWQLDVSTTEGEARLFGRRHAAPLDALWQEAGEVADVAARLWDSWEDDAEIRDVATGRFIDRDKLHHVEFEGSAFSVKGPSTVPRPPQGHPVRVVDATEGPARRTAARHADVALVRVVSPAQAAPLRDELREVARESGRSPESLRVLASLLVDLGDGEHAAEPGHGGGGPRPTAHGPLYRGGPVDLAELIATWHQAGAVDGFHLTPVEPRRDLERLVNGTVALLQHRGLFRTFYPGSRLREHLGLARPAHRYAVTGGAS, from the coding sequence ATGACCTCATCGAACGGCCGGGGGCTGTTGCACCTGGCCGCCGCCGTCGATCAGCGGGCGGCCTACGACGCCGGCTCCTACGTGGAGCTGGCGCGGCTCGCGGAGCGCGGTGCGCTCGACTTCGTGACCCTCGGCGACAGCTTCGCGCGGCCCGGCCCCGACGCGCTTGCCGTGCTGACGCACGTAGCGCCCGCCACCGGCCGCATCGGCCTGGTGCCGACCGTGACCACGACCCACACCGAGCCGTTCCACGTCCAGGCGGCCGTCGCGACCCTCGACTGGGTCAGCGGCGGCCGGGCCGGCTGGCAGCTCGATGTGTCGACGACCGAGGGCGAGGCCCGGCTCTTCGGCCGCCGCCATGCCGCGCCCCTCGACGCGCTGTGGCAGGAGGCCGGTGAGGTCGCCGACGTCGCCGCGCGACTCTGGGACAGCTGGGAGGACGATGCCGAGATACGTGACGTGGCGACCGGCCGTTTCATCGACCGGGACAAGCTGCACCACGTCGAGTTCGAGGGCAGCGCCTTCTCCGTGAAGGGCCCGTCGACCGTGCCCAGGCCCCCGCAGGGCCACCCCGTCCGCGTCGTCGACGCCACCGAGGGGCCCGCTCGCAGGACCGCCGCCCGTCACGCCGACGTGGCGCTCGTCCGCGTAGTGAGTCCCGCGCAGGCCGCCCCCCTACGGGACGAACTGCGGGAGGTGGCACGGGAGTCCGGTCGCTCACCCGAGTCCCTGCGCGTGCTGGCGAGCCTGCTCGTCGACCTCGGCGACGGTGAGCACGCGGCCGAGCCCGGCCACGGCGGGGGCGGACCCCGGCCCACCGCGCACGGCCCGCTCTACCGGGGCGGCCCCGTCGATCTGGCCGAGCTGATCGCGACCTGGCACCAGGCCGGCGCCGTCGACGGCTTCCACCTCACACCCGTCGAGCCGCGCCGTGACCTGGAGCGGCTCGTCAACGGCACCGTCGCGCTGCTCCAGCACCGCGGCCTGTTCCGCACCTTCTACCCGGGCAGCAGGCTCAGGGAGCACCTGGGTCTCGCCCGTCCCGCCCACCGGTACGCCGTGACAGGGGGAGCGTCATGA